The genomic DNA AGCAATAAATTCAGTGCCATGTTCCTGAGCTACCTTTGACAATGCCCTCACTGATTTTAACCTCAACATCTGTCTGTTTTGGGCTACCAACAAAAGTACGCACGTCCTTTCCTCTCCTCTCCCGCTTTTCCATTGTCTTTTTACTCTGAAATCTTCCGCCCCACATAACATCCCATGGAACCAGAGCCATACCAAAATGCCTGGCCATTGGTAGTATTTCACGTTCAAAATCCCTGTTTAGCACATTCCACTTGCCTTGATAGACACTGAACGGAGTTTTCCCGTGAGAACTAGCGTAGTAATTTGCTGCAGAGACAACCCACGCAGGTGCATCACACACGCCCAAGTAGAGAACTTTACCCTGCTGCACAAGGATGTGC from Saccharomyces mikatae IFO 1815 strain IFO1815 genome assembly, chromosome: 3 includes the following:
- the SMKI03G0010 gene encoding uncharacterized protein, whose protein sequence is MNKKRAFKLLDAFNKAGGNFIDAANNYENEQWDEWIGEWMESRKLRDKIVICTKYAGDYKRCEAAQGKSANYCGYHQPSLRVSVRDSLHKLKTDWIDILYVQWCDYMGSIEEAMDSLHILVQQGKVLYLGVCDAPAWVVSAANYYASSHGKTPFSVYQGKWNVLNRDFEREILPMARHFGMALVPWDVMWGGRFQSKKTMEKRERRGKDVRTFVGSPKQTDVEVKISEGIVKGSSGTWH